The proteins below come from a single uncultured Carboxylicivirga sp. genomic window:
- the ilvB gene encoding biosynthetic-type acetolactate synthase large subunit, giving the protein METKTQPKTKEANPMEKQRMNGSEAVIQSLLHEGVDLLFGYPGGAIMPVYDALYHYNDKLRHVLVRHEQGAVHAAQGFARATGKVGVCFVTSGPGATNAVTGIADAMVDSTPLVVISGQVAAPLLGTDAFQETDVIGITQPITKWNYQVKKAEEIPQAIAKAFYIARTGRPGPVLLDITKDAQFGMLDFEYNKQVKIRSYKPTIEVKKDSVAEAAQLINLSKKPLALVGQGVILGSAENELKAFLEKTGIPAAWTLLGLSALPTNHPLNVGMLGMHGNYGPNVKTNESDLIIAIGMRFDDRVTGNVQKYATNAKIIHLEIDPAEINKIIFADVPVLGSVKDSLPMLTEMATENNHEEWVKEFRSCDKIEDHKIIQPELYPAKDGLTMGEVVRRVTESYNDDAILVTDVGQQQMIASRYFKFKNTRSVVTSGGLGTMGFGLPAALGAQLGMPNRPVCLFVGDGGIQMTIQELGTIWQTKAPVKIILLNNNYLGMVRQWQELFFDRRYASTLLENPDFQTICKGYHIESALVDSRNNLDEAIKTMVEHDGPYLLEVKVEKEGNVFPMVPTGASVSDIRLE; this is encoded by the coding sequence ATGGAAACAAAAACGCAACCAAAAACAAAAGAGGCAAATCCAATGGAAAAGCAAAGAATGAACGGCTCCGAAGCCGTAATTCAATCATTATTGCACGAAGGTGTTGATTTATTATTTGGATACCCCGGTGGAGCAATCATGCCGGTTTACGATGCCCTTTATCATTATAACGACAAACTACGCCACGTATTGGTACGCCACGAACAAGGTGCCGTTCATGCAGCACAAGGCTTTGCCCGTGCAACAGGTAAAGTAGGTGTTTGCTTTGTAACAAGTGGCCCTGGTGCTACCAACGCTGTAACAGGTATTGCTGATGCAATGGTTGACTCAACTCCTTTAGTAGTTATCAGCGGACAAGTTGCTGCGCCTTTATTGGGTACTGATGCTTTTCAGGAAACCGATGTGATAGGGATTACCCAACCCATTACAAAATGGAACTATCAGGTTAAAAAAGCAGAAGAAATACCTCAAGCTATTGCCAAAGCTTTCTACATAGCACGCACTGGTCGTCCAGGTCCAGTACTATTGGACATTACGAAAGATGCTCAATTTGGCATGCTTGATTTTGAATATAACAAGCAAGTTAAAATTCGAAGCTACAAACCTACCATTGAGGTTAAAAAAGATTCAGTAGCTGAGGCAGCTCAATTAATAAATTTATCTAAAAAGCCATTGGCCCTAGTAGGTCAGGGTGTAATATTAGGTAGTGCTGAAAATGAATTAAAAGCGTTTTTAGAAAAAACCGGTATTCCAGCAGCATGGACATTATTAGGATTATCAGCTTTACCAACTAATCACCCATTAAATGTAGGTATGTTGGGAATGCATGGTAATTATGGACCGAATGTTAAAACCAACGAGAGTGATTTGATTATTGCCATAGGTATGCGCTTTGATGATCGTGTAACCGGTAATGTTCAGAAATATGCTACTAATGCAAAAATTATTCATTTAGAAATTGATCCGGCTGAAATCAATAAAATCATCTTTGCTGACGTACCGGTATTAGGCAGTGTGAAAGATTCACTACCTATGTTAACCGAAATGGCTACGGAAAACAATCATGAAGAATGGGTAAAAGAATTCAGATCTTGTGATAAAATTGAAGATCATAAAATAATTCAACCTGAGTTATATCCAGCAAAAGATGGTTTAACCATGGGGGAAGTTGTTCGTCGAGTTACCGAATCATATAACGATGATGCTATTTTGGTAACTGATGTAGGCCAGCAGCAAATGATAGCATCGCGATATTTTAAATTTAAAAACACTCGCAGCGTAGTTACATCTGGTGGATTAGGAACCATGGGATTTGGATTACCTGCTGCTTTAGGAGCGCAATTAGGAATGCCTAACCGACCTGTTTGTTTATTTGTTGGTGATGGTGGTATTCAAATGACCATTCAAGAACTGGGCACAATCTGGCAAACAAAAGCACCTGTTAAAATTATCCTTTTAAATAATAATTATTTGGGAATGGTTCGTCAGTGGCAAGAGTTATTCTTCGACAGACGATACGCATCAACTCTTTTAGAGAATCCTGATTTCCAAACTATTTGCAAAGGATACCACATCGAAAGTGCATTAGTGGATAGCCGTAACAATCTGGACGAAGCCATTAAAACAATGGTTGAGCACGACGGGCCATATCTACTTGAAGTTAAAGTAGAAAAAGAAGGAAATGTATTCCCGATGGTACCAACAGGAGCTTCTGTTTCGGATATACGTCTTGAGTAA
- the ilvN gene encoding acetolactate synthase small subunit produces the protein MKQEFTLSIYSENHVGLLNQISTIFNRRHINIESLTTSESAIEGIHKFTIVVFTSRDTINKLRRQIERRIDVLKAFVFTADEIIHQEVALYKVKTEALLNSNEIEKLVRQYGARILEVTKEYTVIEKTGHKEETQELFDKLDRFGVTQFVRSGRIAVTKLNQELLSNYLVKLENDQSILD, from the coding sequence ATGAAACAAGAATTCACCTTATCAATATATTCTGAAAATCACGTTGGTTTACTTAATCAGATATCAACTATTTTCAATCGCCGGCATATTAACATCGAAAGTTTAACCACTTCGGAGTCTGCAATCGAAGGCATTCATAAATTTACGATTGTGGTATTTACTTCTCGAGATACAATTAATAAATTGCGTAGGCAAATCGAGCGTAGAATTGATGTGTTAAAAGCCTTTGTATTTACAGCTGATGAAATTATCCATCAGGAAGTGGCTTTATACAAGGTTAAGACTGAAGCTTTGCTTAACAGCAATGAGATTGAAAAATTGGTTCGTCAGTACGGAGCTCGCATACTGGAGGTAACCAAAGAATATACTGTAATAGAAAAAACAGGTCATAAAGAAGAAACACAAGAGCTGTTTGATAAACTTGACCGATTTGGAGTAACTCAATTTGTTCGATCAGGACGAATTGCTGTAACAAAACTCAATCAGGAATTATTATCAAACTATTTGGTCAAATTAGAAAATGATCAATCAATACTAGATTAA
- the ilvC gene encoding ketol-acid reductoisomerase has translation MAKINFGGTEENVVTREEFPLEKAREVLKDETIAVIGYGVQGPGQSLNLKDNGFNVIIGQRKESKTWDKAIADGWVPGETLFEIEEALERATIIQYLLSDAGQIQMWDTVKKHLTPGKALYFSHGFGITYKERTGIVPPADVDVILVAPKGSGTSLRRMFLEGRGLNSSFAIFQDATGKAWDRVISLGIGVGSGYLFETDFKREVYSDLTGERGTLMGCIQGIFAAQYEVLRANGHSPSEAFNETVEELTQSLMPLVAENGMDWMYANTSTTAQRGALDWWKPFRDATKPVFEKLYSEVAAGNEAQRSIDSNSQSDYRVKLEAELKELRESEMWQAGAAVRKLRPENQ, from the coding sequence ATGGCAAAAATTAATTTCGGAGGAACAGAAGAAAACGTTGTAACAAGGGAAGAATTTCCATTGGAGAAAGCACGCGAAGTACTAAAAGACGAAACCATTGCGGTTATCGGTTATGGTGTGCAAGGTCCTGGGCAATCTCTTAACCTTAAAGACAACGGTTTCAATGTAATCATCGGTCAGCGTAAAGAATCAAAAACTTGGGATAAAGCAATTGCTGACGGATGGGTTCCCGGAGAAACACTTTTTGAAATTGAAGAAGCATTAGAACGCGCAACTATTATTCAATACCTTCTTTCTGACGCAGGTCAGATTCAAATGTGGGATACTGTAAAAAAACACCTTACTCCAGGAAAAGCTCTTTACTTTTCTCACGGATTTGGTATTACTTATAAAGAGCGTACAGGTATTGTGCCTCCAGCTGATGTTGATGTAATTTTGGTTGCTCCTAAAGGATCAGGAACCAGCTTACGTCGCATGTTCCTTGAAGGACGTGGTTTGAACTCAAGCTTCGCTATCTTCCAGGATGCAACAGGTAAAGCATGGGATCGAGTAATATCATTAGGTATTGGAGTTGGTTCAGGTTATCTTTTCGAAACAGATTTCAAACGCGAAGTTTATTCTGACCTTACTGGTGAGCGTGGAACTTTAATGGGATGTATCCAAGGTATTTTTGCCGCTCAATACGAAGTATTACGTGCTAATGGTCACTCACCATCAGAAGCATTCAACGAAACTGTTGAAGAATTAACTCAAAGTTTGATGCCTTTAGTTGCTGAAAATGGTATGGACTGGATGTATGCTAACACTTCAACTACAGCTCAACGTGGTGCTTTAGACTGGTGGAAACCTTTCCGCGATGCTACTAAACCAGTATTTGAAAAATTATATAGTGAAGTTGCAGCTGGTAACGAAGCTCAACGTTCAATCGACTCTAATAGTCAATCTGATTATAGGGTTAAACTGGAAGCTGAACTCAAAGAATTACGCGAATCAGAAATGTGGCAAGCAGGTGCTGCTGTTCGTAAATTGAGACCAGAAAACCAGTAA
- a CDS encoding 2-isopropylmalate synthase — protein MSNKVYIFDTTLRDGEQVPGCQLNTIEKIEVARQLEKLGVDVIEAGFPVSSPGDFNSVVEISKAVENPIICALTRAVKKDIEVAADALKFAKKGRIHTGIGTSPYHIKHKLNSNEDEIIERAVEAVKYARRFVEDVEFYAEDAGRSDNEYLARVVEAVIKAGATVINIPDTTGYCLPAEYGAKIAYLVNNVPNVDKAILSTHCHNDLGMATANTLSGVINGARQVEVTINGLGERAGNTSLEEVVMAMRSHHDLNYDTSIDTKQILKTSKLVSTLMRMPVQPNKAIVGRNAFAHSSGIHQDGVLKNRENYEIIDPADVGVKESSIVLTARSGRAALKHRLSVIGYEYEGDELNDIYQRFLELADKKKDVTDEDLEALAGTDRVKEDRSIKLETLQVISGSSTVPTATVAVSFNGDTFIETASGNGPIDAAFSAVKKLVKRKVHLEEFLVQAITRGSDDIGKVHVQVDHKGQTYYGFAANVDIVTASVEAFLDAISRIG, from the coding sequence ATGAGTAATAAAGTATATATATTCGATACAACCTTAAGAGACGGCGAGCAAGTGCCGGGATGTCAGTTAAACACAATTGAAAAAATTGAAGTAGCCCGTCAACTCGAGAAGCTAGGTGTAGATGTAATCGAAGCAGGATTCCCCGTTTCAAGCCCGGGTGATTTTAACTCGGTGGTTGAAATATCTAAAGCTGTAGAAAACCCAATTATTTGTGCTTTAACGCGTGCCGTTAAAAAAGATATTGAAGTAGCTGCCGATGCACTTAAATTTGCAAAAAAAGGTAGAATCCACACAGGTATTGGAACATCTCCATACCACATTAAGCACAAATTAAATTCTAACGAAGATGAAATTATTGAGCGTGCTGTTGAAGCAGTAAAATATGCTCGTCGCTTTGTGGAAGATGTTGAATTTTATGCAGAAGATGCCGGTCGTTCAGATAATGAATATCTGGCTCGTGTAGTAGAAGCAGTTATCAAAGCTGGTGCAACAGTAATTAATATTCCGGATACTACCGGTTATTGTTTACCTGCCGAATACGGTGCTAAAATAGCTTACCTGGTAAATAATGTTCCTAACGTTGATAAGGCCATCCTTTCAACTCACTGTCATAACGATTTAGGTATGGCAACAGCCAATACTTTATCAGGGGTGATTAATGGAGCTCGCCAGGTAGAGGTAACCATCAATGGATTAGGTGAACGTGCCGGAAATACTTCTTTAGAAGAAGTTGTAATGGCCATGCGAAGTCATCATGACTTAAATTATGATACTTCGATTGACACCAAACAAATTTTGAAAACCAGTAAATTAGTTTCAACATTGATGCGTATGCCAGTTCAACCAAATAAAGCTATTGTTGGACGAAATGCATTCGCTCATTCATCAGGTATTCATCAAGATGGTGTTTTGAAAAACCGTGAAAACTACGAAATTATTGATCCAGCTGATGTAGGTGTTAAAGAATCAAGCATTGTTTTAACAGCCCGAAGTGGTCGTGCTGCCTTGAAACACCGATTGAGTGTTATTGGATATGAATACGAAGGAGATGAGTTAAACGATATTTATCAACGATTTCTTGAATTAGCTGATAAGAAAAAAGATGTTACCGACGAAGATTTGGAAGCATTAGCAGGAACCGATCGAGTAAAGGAGGATCGTTCCATTAAGTTGGAAACACTTCAGGTAATTTCGGGCAGTTCAACAGTTCCTACAGCTACTGTTGCAGTAAGCTTTAACGGCGATACATTTATTGAAACAGCCTCTGGTAATGGACCTATTGATGCTGCTTTCTCAGCAGTTAAAAAGTTAGTTAAACGTAAAGTTCACCTCGAAGAATTTTTGGTGCAAGCCATAACACGAGGTAGTGATGACATTGGTAAAGTTCATGTTCAGGTTGATCATAAAGGCCAGACATATTATGGCTTTGCTGCCAATGTTGATATTGTAACAGCTTCGGTAGAAGCATTCTTAGATGCTATCTCAAGAATTGGATAA
- the leuC gene encoding 3-isopropylmalate dehydratase large subunit, which translates to MAKTLFDKIWDSHVVRTIEDGPNVLYIDRHFIHEVTSPQAFAGIKARGVKVARPDQVIATPDHNIPTVDQHLTIHDELSRVQVETLKKNCEENGITMYGLGHPYNGIVHVVGPEMGITQPGMTIVCGDSHTSTHGAFGSIAFGIGTSEVEMTLATQCIMQPKPKKMRINIEGTLANGVTSKDIILYIISKISTGGGTGYFVEFAGSAIRSLSMEARMTICNMSIEMGARGGMIAPDETTFEYVKGREYAPKGEQWDKAVAYWKTLVTDADAVFDKELNYKAEDIEPMITYGTNPGMGEKIVGNIPTLDSIDDSSKVTFQKSMDYMGFAPGDKLEGKPIDYVFLGSCTNGRIEDLRAFAAAVKGHKKADNVTAWIVPGSKQVEKQAIAEGIKETLEAAGFELRQPGCSACLAMNDDKIPEGKYAVSTSNRNFEGRQGPGSRTLLASPLSAAAAAITGTIADPRTTFNL; encoded by the coding sequence ATGGCAAAAACATTATTTGATAAAATATGGGACAGTCACGTTGTCAGAACCATTGAGGACGGACCCAATGTCTTATATATCGATCGTCATTTCATTCATGAAGTGACAAGTCCTCAGGCATTCGCAGGAATCAAAGCCAGAGGCGTAAAAGTTGCACGTCCTGATCAGGTAATTGCAACACCCGACCACAATATTCCAACAGTAGATCAACACCTTACTATTCACGATGAATTATCTCGTGTTCAGGTTGAAACACTAAAGAAAAACTGTGAGGAAAACGGAATCACCATGTATGGTTTGGGGCATCCTTATAATGGTATTGTACACGTTGTTGGCCCAGAAATGGGTATTACTCAACCAGGTATGACTATTGTATGTGGTGACAGCCACACTTCTACTCACGGTGCGTTTGGTAGTATTGCTTTTGGTATTGGTACCAGCGAGGTAGAAATGACCTTGGCTACACAGTGTATCATGCAGCCAAAACCTAAAAAGATGCGTATTAACATCGAAGGTACCTTGGCCAATGGCGTTACTTCAAAAGACATTATTCTTTATATCATTTCAAAGATTTCTACAGGTGGCGGAACTGGATATTTTGTAGAATTCGCCGGATCGGCTATCCGTAGTCTTTCAATGGAAGCTCGTATGACTATTTGTAATATGAGTATTGAAATGGGTGCCCGAGGTGGTATGATTGCTCCTGACGAAACTACTTTTGAGTATGTAAAAGGTCGCGAATATGCGCCAAAAGGAGAGCAATGGGATAAAGCAGTTGCTTATTGGAAAACACTGGTTACCGATGCTGATGCTGTTTTTGATAAAGAATTAAACTATAAAGCTGAAGATATAGAACCCATGATTACCTACGGAACCAACCCAGGAATGGGCGAAAAAATTGTAGGTAACATTCCAACATTAGATAGCATTGACGATAGTTCTAAAGTAACTTTCCAAAAGTCGATGGATTACATGGGATTTGCTCCTGGAGATAAACTAGAAGGCAAACCAATCGACTATGTATTCTTAGGAAGTTGTACTAACGGACGTATCGAAGACTTACGTGCTTTTGCTGCAGCAGTAAAAGGCCATAAAAAAGCAGATAATGTAACAGCATGGATTGTTCCGGGAAGTAAGCAAGTTGAAAAACAGGCTATTGCCGAAGGTATTAAAGAAACATTGGAAGCTGCTGGCTTTGAACTACGTCAACCAGGTTGTTCCGCTTGTTTGGCAATGAATGATGATAAAATACCAGAAGGTAAATACGCAGTTTCTACTTCTAACAGAAACTTTGAAGGACGCCAAGGACCTGGTTCTCGCACCTTATTAGCAAGCCCACTTTCGGCTGCGGCAGCTGCTATTACCGGTACTATTGCCGATCCACGAACCACTTTTAACTTGTAA
- the leuD gene encoding 3-isopropylmalate dehydratase small subunit: MPIDKFVTVQTTVVPLPIENVDTDQIIPARFLKATTKDGFGDNLFFDWRYDKAGQPKADFVLNNPTYSGTILVAGKNFGSGSSREHAAWAIAGYGFKAVVSSFFADIFRNNSLNNGVLPVQVSEAFLSGLFKSIDADAKAEVKIDLENQTITNVSTGESESFEINSYKKNCLLNGYDDIDYLLSLEDEISDYEKQAVKF; this comes from the coding sequence ATGCCAATAGACAAATTTGTAACAGTACAAACTACGGTTGTCCCATTACCAATAGAGAATGTGGACACCGATCAGATTATTCCGGCCCGTTTCTTAAAAGCAACTACAAAAGACGGTTTCGGAGATAACTTATTTTTCGACTGGCGCTACGATAAGGCAGGTCAACCAAAAGCAGATTTTGTTCTGAATAATCCAACTTATTCAGGAACTATTTTGGTAGCTGGTAAAAACTTCGGTAGCGGATCGAGTCGAGAACATGCAGCTTGGGCCATTGCAGGCTATGGCTTCAAAGCGGTTGTATCAAGCTTCTTTGCTGATATTTTCCGAAATAACTCATTAAACAATGGTGTTTTACCCGTTCAAGTGAGCGAAGCATTTTTGTCTGGTTTATTTAAATCGATTGATGCAGATGCCAAAGCAGAGGTAAAAATCGACTTAGAAAACCAAACCATCACCAACGTTAGCACAGGCGAATCAGAATCATTCGAAATTAACTCTTATAAAAAGAATTGCCTTTTGAATGGTTATGATGACATTGACTATTTGTTAAGTCTGGAAGATGAAATTTCGGACTATGAAAAACAAGCGGTAAAATTTTGA
- a CDS encoding alpha-isopropylmalate synthase regulatory domain-containing protein, whose translation MIVELMDTTLRDGEQTTGVSFNDAEKLTMAHILLQELKVDRIEVASARVSEGELNAVKKISKWAAQNNLLDKIEVLGFVDNGVSLEWIKDAGARVCNLLTKGSLKHVTSQLRKTPQEHIDDVKGILKIAREMDIDINVYLEDWSNGMIDSPDYVFFVLDQLQDESIKRFMLPDTLGVLNPDQVTEFCSAIITRYPKLHFDFHAHNDYDLAVANVFAAVKSGFKGIHTTVNGLGERAGNAPMASIVGVLNDHLKAKTNIDESKLTRASQVVESFSGIRIPANKPLTGEYVFTQCAGIHADGDSKDNLYFNNLMPERFGRVRKYALGKTSGKANILKNLEELGISLSPEDMQRVTKEVIELGDKKETVTTEDLPYIIADVLKNSSINEYIKVNNYSLSLTRGMKPTASLSIKINNKDYQAASSGDGQYDAFMKALWKIYDGLQKPHPLLLDYSVTIPPGGKTDAFVETVISWEYNDKVFKTRGLDADQTEAAIKATVKMLNLIENENINL comes from the coding sequence ATGATAGTAGAGTTAATGGATACGACCCTCAGGGATGGAGAGCAGACAACAGGAGTATCGTTCAACGATGCCGAAAAGCTCACCATGGCACATATTCTGTTACAGGAGTTGAAAGTCGACAGAATAGAAGTTGCTTCGGCCAGAGTAAGTGAAGGAGAACTAAACGCAGTAAAGAAAATAAGCAAATGGGCCGCACAGAATAATCTACTTGATAAAATTGAAGTACTTGGTTTTGTTGACAACGGAGTATCGTTAGAGTGGATTAAAGATGCAGGAGCCAGGGTCTGTAATTTGTTAACAAAGGGATCATTAAAACACGTTACCAGCCAACTGCGCAAAACACCACAAGAACATATTGATGACGTCAAAGGCATACTAAAAATTGCACGTGAGATGGATATTGATATCAATGTTTATCTCGAAGATTGGTCTAATGGGATGATTGATTCTCCCGACTATGTGTTTTTTGTGCTGGATCAGTTACAGGATGAATCAATTAAACGATTTATGCTACCCGATACATTAGGTGTTTTAAACCCTGATCAAGTAACTGAATTCTGTTCTGCAATTATCACTCGATACCCTAAATTACATTTCGATTTTCATGCTCATAACGACTATGATCTGGCAGTCGCTAATGTTTTTGCAGCTGTAAAGTCAGGATTTAAAGGTATTCACACCACTGTTAATGGATTAGGTGAACGAGCCGGAAATGCGCCAATGGCAAGCATCGTTGGAGTTTTAAACGATCATTTAAAAGCAAAAACCAACATCGACGAATCAAAATTGACTCGTGCCAGTCAGGTAGTGGAGAGTTTTAGTGGTATACGCATACCTGCTAACAAACCATTAACTGGCGAATATGTATTTACTCAATGCGCTGGTATTCATGCCGATGGTGATTCAAAAGACAACCTGTATTTCAATAATCTGATGCCCGAACGATTTGGTCGGGTGCGAAAATACGCTTTGGGTAAAACATCAGGCAAAGCCAATATTCTTAAGAATTTAGAAGAATTAGGCATTAGTCTTTCGCCTGAAGATATGCAACGTGTCACGAAAGAAGTAATTGAGTTAGGTGACAAAAAAGAGACGGTTACTACCGAAGACCTTCCATATATTATTGCCGATGTTTTAAAAAACTCTTCAATTAATGAGTATATCAAGGTAAATAATTACAGCCTCTCGTTAACACGTGGAATGAAACCAACAGCCTCGTTAAGTATTAAAATTAACAACAAAGATTATCAAGCAGCATCATCGGGAGATGGTCAATACGATGCTTTCATGAAGGCCCTATGGAAAATATATGATGGATTACAAAAACCTCATCCGTTACTACTCGATTATAGTGTTACCATACCTCCAGGAGGTAAAACCGATGCTTTTGTTGAAACAGTAATATCATGGGAGTACAACGATAAAGTATTTAAAACTCGTGGTTTAGATGCCGACCAAACAGAGGCGGCAATAAAAGCCACAGTTAAAATGCTTAACTTAATTGAAAACGAGAACATTAATTTATAA
- the leuB gene encoding 3-isopropylmalate dehydrogenase yields MKLNIALLPGDGIGPEIVAQAQKVIDAIAIKYGHEVSYTNALVGATAIDQVGNPYPEETHQICMNADAVLFGAIGDPKFDNDPKAKVRPEQGLLAMRKKLGLYANIRPVTTFPSLLDKSPLRLDIVDGADFVVVRELTGGIYFGDKGRSEDLKKAFDTCTYTTEEIERILKLAFSYAEKRNKRLTVVDKANVLATSRLWRETAQAMEADHKDIEVDYMFVDNAAMQLIQWPKKFDVMVTENMFGDIISDEASVITGSLGLLPSASVGIHTSVFEPIHGSYPQAAGKDIANPVATVLSAAMLLESLDLTDEAQAVRDAVNKSLEEGVVTEDISRGDKSYKTSEVGDWLADFIKK; encoded by the coding sequence ATGAAATTAAATATTGCATTATTGCCGGGAGATGGCATAGGACCAGAGATTGTAGCGCAAGCCCAAAAAGTAATTGATGCTATTGCTATTAAATACGGCCATGAAGTAAGCTATACCAACGCATTAGTTGGTGCAACTGCAATTGATCAGGTTGGAAATCCATACCCTGAAGAAACACACCAAATTTGTATGAACGCCGATGCCGTATTATTTGGTGCCATTGGCGATCCCAAATTTGATAACGACCCTAAAGCAAAAGTACGTCCTGAGCAAGGATTGTTAGCCATGCGTAAAAAATTAGGCTTATATGCTAATATTCGTCCGGTTACTACATTCCCTTCATTATTAGATAAAAGTCCATTACGTTTAGACATAGTAGATGGTGCCGATTTTGTTGTAGTTCGCGAGCTTACTGGTGGTATCTATTTCGGAGATAAAGGTCGATCAGAAGATTTGAAAAAAGCATTTGATACTTGTACCTATACAACCGAAGAAATTGAGCGTATTCTTAAATTAGCCTTTTCATATGCCGAAAAACGTAATAAACGTTTAACAGTGGTTGATAAAGCCAATGTTCTAGCTACGTCGCGTTTGTGGAGAGAAACAGCACAGGCTATGGAAGCTGATCATAAAGACATAGAAGTAGATTACATGTTTGTTGATAACGCTGCTATGCAATTAATTCAATGGCCTAAGAAATTTGATGTAATGGTTACTGAAAATATGTTTGGAGATATCATCAGCGATGAAGCATCTGTTATCACTGGTTCATTAGGATTATTACCATCTGCCTCAGTAGGTATTCACACTTCGGTTTTTGAACCTATTCACGGATCTTATCCTCAAGCGGCAGGTAAAGATATTGCTAACCCTGTTGCTACAGTTCTTTCTGCGGCCATGCTATTAGAATCCTTAGATTTGACAGACGAAGCACAGGCGGTTCGCGATGCAGTTAATAAATCTCTTGAAGAAGGTGTGGTTACGGAAGATATCTCGAGAGGAGATAAATCCTATAAAACATCCGAAGTCGGGGACTGGTTAGCTGATTTCATTAAAAAATAA
- the ilvA gene encoding threonine ammonia-lyase, which produces MDNKNQSKQEPYFPKVEDILAAKLTLNKIIETTPITRNRNLSTKYEANIFFKREDLQTVRSYKIRGAYNKIKSLTNEQIKAGIVCASAGNHAQGVAYSCQTLGIDGVIYMPNTTPKQKVNQVKMFGQDKVKVVLIGDTFDDSYNAAMDECISTGKTFIHPFDDPQIIEGQGTVGLEILEQIKEKVDYIFVPIGGGGLVSGLGSYIKHMSPDTKIIGVEPAGAPAMYQSLKQNKVIELKEIDKFVDGAAVQKVGNLTFEIGRKIIDDILLVPEGKICTKILSLYNFDAIVVEPAGALSVAALELYADKIKGKNVVCILSGSNNDITRMEDIKERSLLYEGFKHYFIVRFPQRSGALKDFVDKVLGPDDDITHFEYRKKTSREKGPALIGIELHNKEDFNGLISRMKHNGFVFEYLNENPDLFQYLI; this is translated from the coding sequence ATGGACAACAAGAATCAATCAAAGCAAGAACCATACTTCCCTAAGGTGGAGGATATATTGGCAGCCAAGCTAACTCTCAATAAAATAATTGAAACAACTCCCATCACCCGTAATCGCAATTTATCGACCAAATACGAGGCTAATATCTTCTTCAAAAGAGAAGACTTACAAACAGTACGTTCGTACAAAATAAGAGGCGCTTATAATAAAATAAAAAGCCTTACCAACGAACAGATAAAAGCAGGCATTGTATGTGCCAGTGCAGGTAATCATGCACAAGGAGTAGCCTACTCATGCCAAACTTTAGGTATCGATGGTGTTATCTACATGCCAAACACCACTCCTAAACAAAAGGTGAACCAGGTAAAAATGTTTGGACAAGATAAAGTCAAAGTTGTTTTGATTGGCGATACTTTTGATGATTCGTACAATGCTGCTATGGATGAATGTATTAGCACAGGCAAAACATTTATCCATCCTTTTGACGATCCTCAGATAATAGAAGGACAAGGTACTGTTGGATTAGAAATATTAGAACAAATCAAGGAAAAGGTTGATTACATCTTTGTTCCTATTGGAGGCGGTGGCCTCGTTTCTGGTCTTGGCAGTTATATCAAACACATGAGCCCAGATACAAAAATAATAGGTGTTGAGCCTGCTGGAGCGCCTGCAATGTATCAGTCGTTAAAACAAAATAAGGTTATTGAACTAAAAGAAATTGATAAGTTTGTTGATGGTGCTGCTGTTCAGAAAGTAGGCAATTTAACTTTCGAAATTGGTCGAAAAATTATTGATGACATATTACTAGTCCCCGAAGGAAAAATCTGCACAAAGATTTTGTCTTTGTATAATTTTGATGCCATTGTTGTTGAGCCAGCCGGGGCCTTAAGTGTAGCAGCTTTGGAATTATATGCTGATAAAATCAAAGGTAAGAATGTAGTTTGCATCTTAAGCGGAAGTAATAATGACATCACTCGTATGGAGGATATCAAAGAACGTTCGCTATTATATGAGGGGTTTAAACACTATTTTATTGTTCGATTTCCTCAAAGATCAGGAGCATTGAAAGATTTTGTTGACAAAGTTTTGGGTCCAGATGATGACATTACCCACTTCGAATACCGCAAAAAAACCAGTAGAGAGAAAGGACCAGCATTAATTGGCATTGAACTTCATAACAAAGAAGATTTTAATGGTTTAATTAGCCGTATGAAGCATAATGGTTTTGTATTTGAATATCTTAATGAGAACCCTGATTTATTCCAGTATCTAATTTAA